From one Lycium ferocissimum isolate CSIRO_LF1 chromosome 5, AGI_CSIRO_Lferr_CH_V1, whole genome shotgun sequence genomic stretch:
- the LOC132055513 gene encoding uncharacterized protein LOC132055513: MKKELKTENNSNKRTRVESGLDSIDDSPESKRVNTDSSELDRVDSHSDDVERDVYLDSQIREDILDILDEPDTLTECTPEIEDLDNIMKSFEEEILNGDPQTVLDLTSSDSVNSRPDIGYLLEASDDELGLPPSVSPPYDQVNGESAVITEASEFAEMPNYDTFDLGMDPEAREGDNDVVSGNGNDEGDFVTLDGLFDYTEPADFSEFSWRQESLPAL; this comes from the coding sequence ATGAAAAAAGAGTTGAAAACCGAGAATAACAGCAACAAGCGGACCCGAGTTGAGTCAGGATTGGACTCAATCGATGACTCACCTGAGTCCAAGCGAGTTAACACAGACTCGTCCGAGTTGGACCGAGTCGACTCTCACTCGGATGACGTGGAAAGAGATGTGTACCTGGACTCGCAGATAAGAGAAGACATATTGGACATCTTAGATGAGCCTGACACTTTAACGGAATGCACACCGGAGATTGAGGATCTCGACAATATCATGAAGAGCTTTGAGGAAGAGATACTTAACGGCGATCCACAGACAGTACTTGATCTGACGTCATCAGATTCCGTCAACTCCCGACCGGACATCGGTTACCTCCTCGAAGCCTCCGATGATGAGCTCGGTTTACCTCCATCAGTTTCTCCTCCCTATGATCAGGTTAACGGCGAATCTGCCGTCATAACAGAGGCTTCAGAATTCGCCGAGATGCCTAATTATGACACGTTTGATTTAGGGATGGATCCCGAGGCAAGGGAAGGAGATAATGACGTCGTTAGCGGTAACGGAAACGACGAAGGCGACTTTGTGACGCTTGACGGGTTGTTTGATTACACGGAGCCAGCGGATTTTTCTGAGTTTTCATGGCGGCAGGAATCATTACCTGCTCTATAA